One genomic region from Tautonia marina encodes:
- a CDS encoding Mrp/NBP35 family ATP-binding protein — MSASHPAGLTEQDVLLALKGVQDPDLKRDLVDLGMIKDIRITDQLLELTVNLTTPACPLKGKIEADVREAIGRNLGNARQLRVNMTADVRGKGVIEKGDIPGVRNVIAVGSGKGGVGKSTLAASLAYGLQHYGSKVGLMDADVYGPSVPHLVGASGRPMAKGERIQPIEANGLKLMSIGFLVKPEQAVIMRGPMLHGIVNQFLHQVDWGELDYLVIDLPPGTGDVPLTLSQTLPLTGAVVVCTPQEVALLDATRAVAMFRQLKVPLLGMVENMSFLDPPGGGDRMYPFGHGGARRRAEELDVPFLGEVPLVFDIREKGDVGLLHETLAEGSPSRPYLLGVVEALAQQISIRNLKAPKMPTLEIIS; from the coding sequence ATGTCCGCTTCTCACCCTGCCGGACTGACCGAACAGGACGTCTTGCTCGCCCTGAAAGGAGTCCAGGACCCGGACCTCAAGCGCGACCTGGTCGACCTCGGGATGATCAAGGACATCCGGATCACCGATCAGCTCCTTGAACTGACGGTCAATCTGACCACTCCGGCCTGCCCCCTGAAGGGAAAGATCGAGGCCGACGTCCGCGAGGCGATCGGCCGGAACCTCGGCAACGCCCGACAACTCCGTGTCAACATGACCGCCGACGTTCGGGGCAAGGGAGTGATCGAGAAGGGGGACATCCCCGGCGTTCGCAACGTCATCGCCGTGGGATCGGGCAAGGGGGGGGTCGGCAAATCCACGCTTGCCGCCTCGCTCGCCTATGGCTTGCAACACTATGGGTCGAAGGTCGGCCTGATGGACGCCGATGTCTACGGTCCATCGGTTCCTCATCTCGTCGGTGCCTCGGGCCGACCGATGGCCAAGGGAGAACGCATTCAGCCCATTGAGGCGAACGGTCTCAAGCTCATGTCGATCGGCTTCCTGGTGAAGCCCGAGCAGGCGGTCATCATGCGAGGCCCGATGCTGCACGGCATCGTCAACCAGTTCCTCCATCAGGTGGACTGGGGAGAGCTGGATTACCTCGTCATCGACCTGCCGCCCGGCACTGGGGACGTGCCGCTCACCCTCTCGCAGACGCTTCCCCTGACCGGCGCGGTGGTCGTCTGCACCCCGCAAGAGGTGGCCTTGCTCGATGCGACCCGGGCCGTCGCCATGTTCCGACAGCTCAAGGTTCCCTTGCTCGGCATGGTCGAGAACATGAGCTTCCTCGATCCTCCCGGCGGTGGCGATCGCATGTATCCGTTCGGCCACGGGGGAGCCCGTCGTCGGGCTGAGGAGCTGGACGTGCCGTTCCTGGGGGAAGTTCCGCTCGTCTTCGACATCCGAGAGAAAGGGGACGTTGGCCTCTTGCACGAAACTCTTGCCGAGGGCTCACCGTCGCGTCCCTACTTGCTTGGTGTCGTCGAGGCGCTCGCCCAGCAAATCAGCATCCGCAACCTCAAGGCTCCGAAGATGCCGACATTGGAAATCATCAGCTAA
- a CDS encoding MerR family transcriptional regulator: protein MNPTILPRDHVAHHLAISTRRLLAYERRGLVQVIRSGEVEGYSPSDVRRLWTVVSLHRDAGINLAGIEAILQMQARLDRVCRQLHHLAEQLDEAIVDEDDVEGSDED, encoded by the coding sequence ATGAACCCGACGATCCTCCCTCGTGATCACGTCGCTCACCACCTGGCGATCTCGACCCGGCGGTTGCTGGCCTACGAACGTCGGGGACTGGTCCAGGTGATTCGCTCCGGAGAGGTTGAGGGCTATTCCCCGTCGGATGTCCGTCGCCTCTGGACCGTGGTCAGCCTCCACCGAGACGCGGGAATCAACCTGGCCGGAATCGAGGCGATCCTCCAAATGCAGGCTCGCCTGGATCGCGTTTGCCGCCAGCTTCACCACCTGGCCGAACAACTTGACGAGGCGATCGTTGATGAGGACGACGTCGAGGGATCGGACGAGGACTGA
- a CDS encoding DUF433 domain-containing protein, which yields MDTALFPAMSSVSATLGVLGGTDREFSNTIEALRAELAPSGLVESLMADRVVLAVARLRTLVAGENGLNARAEEVAQAEQSIDRALDALITARSARAEGWGHPAPSSSRIGDTSSMTPLPSKNELSASFTDDHPVAPATEGDELPWRDRLVFDDHVSEESPVVRGTWITAGQVVSLIVDGWSWDAILKNYPELTEADLRACLSFTVEQDGPIAF from the coding sequence ATGGATACCGCCTTGTTTCCCGCAATGAGCAGCGTCTCGGCCACGCTTGGCGTGCTGGGTGGAACCGACCGGGAATTTTCGAACACGATCGAAGCGCTTCGGGCCGAGCTGGCACCGAGCGGATTGGTGGAATCGTTGATGGCGGATCGCGTCGTCCTGGCCGTGGCCCGATTACGAACACTGGTTGCCGGGGAAAACGGCCTGAACGCAAGAGCCGAGGAAGTGGCCCAGGCCGAGCAGTCGATCGACCGCGCCCTCGACGCTCTGATCACGGCCCGATCGGCTCGTGCCGAGGGATGGGGACATCCGGCTCCGTCGTCCAGCCGCATCGGCGACACGTCGTCGATGACCCCGCTGCCGAGCAAGAACGAACTGTCCGCGAGCTTCACCGATGACCATCCGGTTGCTCCTGCGACCGAAGGCGACGAACTTCCCTGGCGAGACCGCCTGGTGTTCGACGATCACGTCTCGGAAGAGTCTCCGGTGGTTCGAGGCACCTGGATTACGGCCGGTCAAGTTGTCTCGTTGATCGTCGATGGTTGGAGCTGGGACGCCATTCTTAAGAACTACCCCGAGCTGACCGAAGCCGATCTCCGGGCGTGCCTTTCCTTCACGGTCGAACAGGACGGACCGATCGCCTTCTGA
- a CDS encoding DnaJ C-terminal domain-containing protein, with protein MPERDFYEVLGLDRGASAEDLKRAYRSLARKHHPDLNPDDKPAAEKRFKELQEAYDVLSDPEKRKLYDLYGKAAFEGAGAAGPRAGGAEWSARQGPGFENVDFSQFFGTAAGGRTAPGGAEDFDVGGGIFEEILGRVRGGRRAGRGGHRGGGDVESSLRIPFLTAVTGGEQPIVIARPDGATETLTVKIPPGIEDGAKIRLRGKGNPGTGGGPPGSLVITVHVDPHRYFRRDGRDLLVDLPISVNEAILGARVDCPTLSGVKTLTIPPGSSSGQKLRLKGQGVPARGERPAGDLFAVLKVVVPKSVDEESRQLIEQFASRNPSDPRQGLW; from the coding sequence ATGCCCGAACGCGACTTTTACGAGGTGCTGGGCCTGGACCGGGGAGCCTCCGCCGAGGATCTCAAACGCGCTTACCGCTCCCTGGCTCGCAAGCATCACCCTGACCTGAACCCCGACGATAAACCGGCGGCCGAGAAGCGTTTTAAAGAGCTTCAAGAGGCGTACGACGTCCTGAGCGATCCCGAGAAGCGGAAGCTCTACGACCTGTACGGCAAGGCCGCCTTCGAGGGGGCTGGCGCGGCCGGACCTCGAGCCGGTGGGGCCGAGTGGTCGGCTCGTCAGGGGCCAGGCTTTGAGAATGTCGACTTTTCGCAGTTCTTCGGTACCGCCGCGGGAGGAAGAACCGCTCCCGGAGGGGCCGAGGATTTTGACGTCGGTGGCGGCATCTTCGAGGAAATTCTCGGTCGAGTCCGCGGTGGTCGTCGCGCCGGCCGAGGGGGACACCGTGGGGGCGGGGATGTCGAGTCCTCCCTGCGGATTCCGTTCCTCACGGCCGTAACCGGTGGCGAACAGCCGATCGTGATTGCCCGGCCCGACGGCGCGACCGAAACCTTGACCGTGAAGATTCCGCCGGGAATTGAGGATGGCGCCAAGATCCGCCTGCGCGGCAAGGGAAATCCGGGGACAGGTGGTGGCCCGCCCGGCTCTTTGGTCATCACGGTCCACGTCGACCCGCACCGCTATTTCCGCCGTGATGGGCGTGATCTGCTGGTGGACCTGCCGATCTCGGTCAACGAGGCAATCCTCGGGGCTCGGGTCGATTGCCCGACCCTCTCGGGGGTCAAAACCTTGACGATTCCTCCGGGAAGCTCCAGCGGCCAGAAACTTCGCCTCAAAGGACAGGGGGTTCCTGCTCGGGGGGAACGGCCCGCCGGCGATCTGTTTGCGGTCCTCAAGGTGGTCGTGCCCAAATCGGTGGACGAGGAAAGCCGCCAATTGATCGAGCAGTTCGCCTCCCGCAATCCGTCGGACCCTCGCCAGGGACTCTGGTAA